In one window of Methanosarcina vacuolata Z-761 DNA:
- a CDS encoding iron-sulfur cluster assembly scaffold protein: MKFPYSQKVLEHFKNPHNVGKIENPDGKGLEGSPACGDMVAVYIKVNPDTKIIEDIKFESYGCASNIATGSVITDIARGKTLDEAKKITWKQASEELGGLPPIKAHCSVLAVEGLRAAIKDYEEKHGLITEKEPTTEEVVRSRLKHVMNPLTGLDIIRTNLILKTSVEDGVVRVVVDLPANHQFAPAIKEDVMEKLGSLWDVERVDVVFTA; the protein is encoded by the coding sequence ATGAAGTTTCCTTACAGCCAAAAAGTACTGGAGCATTTCAAGAACCCGCACAATGTGGGAAAGATCGAGAACCCTGATGGAAAAGGTCTTGAAGGAAGCCCGGCTTGCGGAGACATGGTAGCGGTTTACATTAAGGTCAATCCTGATACCAAGATTATTGAAGATATAAAATTCGAATCGTATGGCTGCGCCTCAAACATTGCTACAGGCTCGGTTATTACAGATATCGCAAGAGGAAAGACCCTTGATGAGGCAAAGAAAATAACATGGAAACAGGCTTCGGAAGAACTTGGAGGGCTCCCTCCGATCAAAGCCCACTGCTCAGTACTTGCAGTTGAGGGCCTGCGGGCCGCAATCAAAGACTATGAAGAAAAACACGGGCTTATAACCGAGAAAGAGCCTACCACAGAAGAGGTTGTCAGGAGCAGGCTAAAGCACGTTATGAACCCCCTGACCGGCCTTGACATAATTCGTACAAACCTTATCCTGAAAACGAGCGTGGAAGATGGAGTGGTGAGAGTGGTTGTAGACCTGCCTGCAAACCATCAGTTTGCTCCAGCAATAAAAGAGGATGTTATGGAAAAACTGGGGTCTTTATGGGATGTCGAAAGAGTTGATGTAGTGTTTACGGCCTGA
- a CDS encoding helix-turn-helix transcriptional regulator, which produces MKSKAHTRVETKSSLLDTIFLSEKRKNLLLLLKEEGSKSSEDIKDVLDFPWKSITPQIKKLTDWGLVLEDHGIYSLSDMGVVIASNAEFFLNTLSVYEENLDFWSDHDVSPIPPHILNKIGELGHVKIIEQDFSNVFRLPEEIMTNLMSSRSIMSFISIVHPFSLLLLFEYLQKDIEATTIVTGKVLEAFQTEYHSDIPLLKTSNPIINKALIEYKKEIKNVFRSKVSDFLVYEGDLKPISLIVTDKIFFLSLLDKKGRVTTRFLIAFEPQALKWGEELFMYYKERSKPVPSSLSTL; this is translated from the coding sequence ATGAAATCGAAAGCACATACCAGAGTAGAAACCAAATCTTCGCTTCTGGATACTATTTTCCTTTCTGAAAAGAGAAAGAATCTTCTTTTGCTCCTTAAAGAAGAAGGTTCAAAAAGTAGTGAGGATATCAAAGATGTGCTTGATTTTCCATGGAAATCAATCACCCCCCAAATTAAAAAATTAACTGATTGGGGCCTTGTTCTCGAAGATCATGGAATATACTCCCTCTCAGATATGGGTGTGGTGATTGCTTCAAATGCAGAGTTTTTCCTGAATACGCTTTCAGTCTATGAAGAAAATCTGGACTTCTGGTCTGACCATGATGTAAGCCCTATTCCTCCCCATATTCTTAATAAAATAGGAGAGCTTGGTCACGTTAAAATTATAGAACAGGATTTCTCAAACGTTTTCCGGCTTCCAGAAGAGATTATGACAAATTTAATGAGTTCCAGGAGTATAATGTCTTTTATTTCGATAGTTCATCCTTTTTCTCTTTTACTTCTTTTTGAGTATCTTCAAAAGGACATCGAAGCTACAACAATTGTTACAGGAAAAGTTCTAGAGGCTTTCCAGACTGAATATCATTCCGATATTCCACTTTTAAAAACAAGCAATCCCATCATTAACAAAGCTCTGATCGAATACAAAAAAGAAATAAAAAATGTCTTTCGCAGCAAAGTTTCTGATTTTCTTGTATACGAAGGTGACTTAAAACCCATATCATTGATTGTAACTGATAAGATCTTTTTCCTCTCTCTACTTGACAAAAAAGGGAGAGTGACTACACGATTTCTAATTGCCTTTGAGCCTCAGGCTTTAAAATGGGGAGAGGAACTTTTCATGTATTATAAGGAAAGGTCAAAGCCCGTACCTTCATCTTTGTCTACCTTATGA
- a CDS encoding cupredoxin domain-containing protein yields MENRNKSIIFALLIVAILITSTGFAAAKESTIVVKSADTTANRVAIFSAFSPEKIEIHSGESVTWINFKKPKAPVVLASADELWKETTLGYGKAFSFTFENPGTYSFTLKDNPDIKGTVTVLAGESQNENSEKSVGTTVTAEKAQVQSKPESSVKVIETTNKENVTREEKIAIYSTTLTPSLLEIEKGSTVSWVNYKKPKGSSVLVSEDGLWEKQTINYGKAFSYTFENSGTYTFSLEGVPEAKTTVVVR; encoded by the coding sequence ATGGAAAACCGTAATAAATCTATAATCTTTGCCCTGCTAATAGTAGCGATTCTTATTACGTCGACAGGTTTTGCAGCGGCAAAAGAGTCAACAATAGTTGTAAAAAGTGCTGATACCACTGCTAACAGGGTAGCCATTTTCAGTGCCTTTTCACCCGAGAAAATTGAGATCCACTCCGGTGAAAGTGTTACCTGGATTAACTTCAAGAAACCAAAAGCCCCAGTAGTGCTTGCAAGCGCTGACGAGCTTTGGAAAGAGACAACATTGGGCTATGGAAAAGCCTTTTCCTTTACTTTTGAAAACCCAGGAACCTATTCTTTTACTCTTAAAGATAATCCTGACATAAAAGGAACAGTAACCGTACTTGCTGGTGAATCACAAAACGAAAATTCAGAAAAATCTGTGGGAACAACAGTCACCGCAGAAAAAGCACAGGTTCAGTCAAAACCAGAGTCCTCTGTGAAAGTTATAGAGACCACAAATAAAGAAAACGTCACTCGTGAAGAAAAGATAGCAATATATTCAACGACGCTTACTCCAAGTCTCCTGGAAATTGAAAAAGGAAGCACGGTTTCGTGGGTAAACTACAAAAAGCCAAAAGGATCCTCAGTGCTTGTAAGTGAGGATGGTTTGTGGGAAAAACAAACTATTAACTACGGAAAAGCGTTTTCATATACGTTTGAAAATTCAGGAACTTACACATTCAGCCTGGAAGGAGTTCCAGAAGCAAAAACTACCGTAGTAGTAAGGTAA
- a CDS encoding cysteine desulfurase family protein, with translation MFENVIYLDNAACTRLDERVLEAMKPYFFDIYAVATSEFGYSMGIDAKEALQRSRESIASKLGADSEEVIFTSGSTESSNTALKGVALALKEKKGKHFVVSKIEDFPVLNTAKALERQGFNATFLDVDAEGFVDIEGLKNAITKETVLVSIQQGNQEIGTVQDLKAISEICKEKDVLLHTDATHSFTRLPLNVKELPVDLITMSAHTIHGPRGIGALYIRKDTPITKLMDGGFQEFNLRAGVENIPSAVGFAKAIELVTEEENQRLKAMRDRVIDKALSEIPDVTLNGSRERRLPQNANLTFHYVEGESVTLHMDMRGFAVSTGSACFSRSLEASHVIRGIGGDHERAHGSVRFTFGRYNHIEDADAAIEAMSEIVARLREISPLARK, from the coding sequence ATATTTGAGAATGTAATATACCTTGACAATGCCGCATGCACACGATTGGATGAACGTGTACTTGAAGCAATGAAGCCATATTTTTTTGATATATATGCAGTAGCAACATCAGAATTTGGCTATTCCATGGGTATTGACGCAAAAGAAGCACTCCAAAGGTCCCGCGAAAGCATAGCTTCAAAGCTCGGTGCAGATTCAGAGGAGGTTATCTTTACTTCAGGGTCCACTGAGTCAAGCAACACAGCGCTTAAAGGCGTTGCTCTGGCTCTTAAAGAAAAGAAAGGAAAACATTTTGTTGTCTCGAAGATAGAAGATTTTCCTGTGCTGAATACAGCAAAAGCTCTCGAGAGACAGGGGTTTAATGCGACTTTTCTGGATGTTGACGCTGAAGGGTTTGTAGATATCGAAGGGCTTAAAAACGCTATTACAAAGGAAACGGTTCTTGTCTCAATCCAACAGGGGAACCAGGAAATAGGAACAGTGCAGGATTTGAAAGCTATCTCGGAAATATGCAAAGAAAAAGATGTGCTCCTGCATACGGATGCTACTCATAGCTTTACCCGGCTACCTCTCAATGTAAAGGAACTGCCTGTAGACCTGATCACAATGTCCGCCCATACTATCCACGGCCCAAGAGGAATAGGTGCGCTTTACATCAGGAAAGACACCCCAATAACCAAACTCATGGACGGAGGTTTCCAGGAGTTTAACCTGAGGGCAGGAGTAGAAAATATTCCATCAGCCGTCGGTTTTGCAAAAGCTATAGAGCTCGTAACTGAAGAGGAAAACCAAAGGCTCAAAGCAATGAGAGACCGCGTAATTGATAAAGCACTTTCCGAGATTCCGGACGTTACACTCAATGGCAGCCGGGAAAGACGCCTGCCTCAGAATGCAAACCTGACTTTCCATTATGTAGAAGGCGAATCCGTAACTCTGCATATGGACATGAGGGGTTTTGCAGTAAGCACGGGTTCAGCCTGTTTTAGCCGCTCCCTTGAAGCCAGCCATGTAATCAGGGGTATAGGAGGAGATCATGAGAGAGCGCATGGATCAGTGCGTTTTACCTTTGGGCGCTATAATCATATTGAGGATGCTGATGCAGCAATTGAAGCAATGAGTGAGATAGTGGCAAGGCTCCGGGAAATAAGCCCTCTTGCAAGGAAATGA